Proteins encoded within one genomic window of Camelina sativa cultivar DH55 chromosome 19, Cs, whole genome shotgun sequence:
- the LOC104767124 gene encoding mitochondrial outer membrane import complex protein METAXIN, protein MEGDQETEVYTLVARKPSFDLPTACPNCLPAYIYLKLAQFPFDLAFNSSFPDSDELPYFENGTYVAYNNEDGGVIEKLKKDGIVNLDAQLQSLPEYLSLKALIASWLEEALTYEIWVGTEGISTSKIYYSDLPWVISKVLFYKQTYMAKNRLGITKENAEQRETQIYKRAGEAYEALSTRLGEQKFLFEDRPSSLDAFFLSHMLFIIQVLPETSVLRCKLLEHSNLVRYAEKLKAEFLEASSSSPSPPLHSFPSSFTRKGSKPKSKPKVEKTEEEKKFKKRARFFIAAQFLAVVIYLSVMGGGSSDEVEYEDEDD, encoded by the exons ATGGAAGGCGATCAAGAGACGGAGGTTTATACTTTGGTCGCAAGGAAGCCTAGCTTCGATCTCCCAACAGCTTGCCCTAATTGTCTTCCCGCTTACATATACCTCAAATTAGCCCAGTTTCCTTTTGACCTTGCCTTCAATTCAAGCTTCCCTGATTCAG ATGAACTGCCGTACTTTGAAAACGGTACATATGTTGCCTACAACAATGAAGATGGAGGAGTAATTGAAAAACTGAAGAAAGATGGGATCGTCAATCTTGACGCTCAACTCCAGTCTCTTCCGGAATATTTATCGTTGAAGGCTCTTATTGCGTCTTGGCTTGAAGAAGCTCTTACCTACGAAATATGGGTTGGTACCGAGGGGATATCCACATCGAAAATTTACTATTCCGATCTTCCTTGGGTGATTAGCAAGGTCCTGTTTTATAAGCAGACATACATGGCCAAGAACCGTTTGGGAATCACCAAAGAAAACGCGGAGCAAAGAGAAACACAG ATATACAAAAGAGCAGGGGAGGCATATGAAGCTTTGTCGACTAGGTTAGGCGAGCAGAAGTTTCTCTTTGAAGACAG GCCATCGAGTCTGGATGCTTTCTTCCTCTCGCACATGCTTTTTATAATCCAAGTATTACCG GAAACATCTGTGCTTCGATGCAAACTTCTGGAACATAGTAATCTTGTCAGATATGCTGAGAAACTTAAGGCAGAGTTCCTCGaagcctcttcttcatctccatcacCTCCACTTCACTCATTCCCTTCTTCATTTACAAGAAAGG GTTCGAAGCCAAAGAGCAAACCAAAGGTGGAAAAGACCGAAGAGgagaaaaaattcaagaaaagagCAAGATTCTTTATAGCTGCTCAGTTTCTAGCTGTCGTTATATACTTATCCGTGATGGGAGGAGGTAGTTCCGATGAAGTGGagtatgaagatgaagatgactaA
- the LOC104767122 gene encoding uncharacterized protein LOC104767122 — MGCSHSKLDDEEAVQICKDRKRFIKQAIEHRTKFASGHIAYIQSLRKVSDALHDFIIQGDNNNNNNNNEFVPLSQNSFITPVKRSPPRRRNRSNSSGEFISITPSSMPPKMIQGRPRSNVKASYLMANRSRPVRVERRSPETYRVQTFSPPSNQYGEADGFFGMNMNMNTSASTSSSFWNPLSSPEQRLSSHNIPPPSPQNSQWDFFWNPFSSLDYYGYNNSYDRGSVDNRSGTGMDDEIKGLRRVREEEGIPDLEEDDEPNEPEPVRFDNPNPNLKATEESRGRIDKSCCNEEVKVEDVNEDEDEDEDDDDGDDDDDGEFTDSGCESENEGGEKCVAPTQQQRKVEVSRGDQPTGNVVGVGKVQEMKNVVGVRDVTKSPGFTVYVNRRPTSMAEVIKDLEDQFTTICDAAKEVSGLLEASKAQYASSSNDHSARKMLNPVALFRSGSSRSSSSRLLITSSGGSRESGSESRSDVSDESCMISGSHQTTLDKLFAWEKKLYDEVRSGERVRRAYEKKCMQLKNQDVKGDDPLAVDKTRATIRDLDTQIKVSIHSIESISKRIETLRDQELLPQLLELVQGLTRMWKVMAESHQIQKRTLDEAKLLLAGTQVSKRHKKRQPSITPEAINSQRLAQSALNLEVQLRNWRACFELWITSQRSYMKALSGWLLRCFRCDPDPEKVRLSSCPHPIYRVCIQWSRLLNSLNEKPVLDKLEFFASGMGSIYARQVREDPNWSGSGSRRYSGSESMDLVVADKVDEDVVMTAEKLAEVAVKVLCHGMSVAVSSLAEFAINSADEHSKLGSQPEEDTSEQPPDVNFNS, encoded by the exons ATGGGATGTTCTCATTCGAAGTTAGATGATGAAGAAGCAGTTCAGATCTGTAAAGACAGGAAACGTTTCATCAAACAAGCCATAGAACATAGAACCAAGTTTGCTTCTGGTCACATTGCTTATATCCAATCTCTTAGAAAAGTCTCTGATGCTCTCCATGACTTTATCATCCAaggagacaacaacaacaacaacaacaacaacgagtTCGTTCCTCTGAGTCAAAACTCGTTCATCACTCCGGTTAAGAGAAGCCCACCGAGACGCCGCAACCGCAGTAACAGCAGCGGTGAGTTCATCTCCATTACGCCTTCTTCAATGCCTCCTAAGATGATTCAAGGTAGGCCAAGATCCAATGTGAAAGCTAGTTACTTGATGGCTAATAGAAGCAGACCTGTTCGAGTCGAACGGAGATCCCCTGAAACGTATAGAGTTCAGACATTCTCACCACCTAGTAACCAATATGGTGAAGCAGATGGTTTCTTTGGAATGAATATGAATATGAACACTTCTGCTTCGACTTCATCTTCGTTTTGGAATCCATTGAGCTCTCCTGAGCAAAGGCTAAGTAGTCATAACATTCCACCTCCTTCACCGCAGAATTCTCAGTGGGATTTCTTCTGGAATCCGTTTTCTTCATTGGATTATTACGGATATAACAATAGTTATGATCGAGGAAGTGTTGATAATAGGAGTGGTACTGGTATGGATGATGAGATTAAAGGGTTAAGACGTGTTAGAGAGGAAGAAGGGATTCCTGatttggaagaagatgatgagccTAATGAACCTGAACCTGTGAGGTTTGATAATCCTAATCCGAATCTGAAAGCAACCGAAGAAAGTAGAGGTAGAATAGATAAGAGTTGTTGCAATGAGGAAGTTAAAGTTGAAGATGTTAATGAGGATGAGgacgaggatgaagatgatgatgatggtgatgatgatgatgatggggagTTTACGGATAGCGGGTGTGAAAGTGAGAATGAGGGGGGTGAGAAATGCGTAGCTCCAACGCAACAACAGAGGAAAGTTGAGGTGTCTAGAGGAGATCAACCTACAGGGAATGTTGTTGGAGTAGGGAAGGTTCAAGAGATGAAGAATGTTGTTGGTGTTAGAGATGTTACAAAGTCGCCTGGTTTCACGGTGTATGTGAACCGCAGACCAACAAGCATGGCTGAGGTAATCAAAGATCTTGAAGATCAGTTCACAACCATTTGTGACGCGGCTAAAGAAGTCTCGGGGCTATTGGAAGCTAGTAAGGCTCAATACGCTTCATCCTCCAATGACCATAGTG CCAGAAAAATGCTGAATCCAGTAGCTTTGTTCCGCTCGGGTTCATCAAGATCTTCCTCTTCAAGATTATTGATCACTTCCTCTGGTGGTTCCAGAGAGAGTGGTTCTGAAAGCAGAAGCGATGTTTCAGATGAATCTTGCATGATTTCTGGTAGCCACCAAACAACATTGGACAAACTTTTTGCGTGGGAGAAGAAACTCTACGATGAAGTTAGG TCCGGGGAACGCGTTCGAAGAGCATATGAGAAGAAATGTATGCAGCTGAAAAATCAGGACGTGAAAGGAGATGATCCGCTTGCGGTTGATAAAACAAGGGCTACAATCAGAGATTTAGACACACAGATCAAGGTCTCAATACACTCGATTGAATCCATCTCTAAAAGGATTGAGACCCTTCGTGACCAAGAACTATTGCCTCAGCTTCTTGAGCTGGTTCAAGG ATTAACAAGGATGTGGAAAGTAATGGCAGAAAGTCACCAGATACAGAAACGAACACTAGACGAAGCCAAACTGTTACTTGCAGGCACACAAGTTTCAAAACGTCACAAGAAGAGACAACCTTCGATAACGCCAGAGGCTATCAACTCTCAAAGATTAGCTCAATCTGCTTTGAATCTTGAAGTTCAGCTTCGAAACTGGAGAGCCTGTTTCGAATTATGGATCACATCTCAGAGATCCTATATGAAAGCATTATCCGGTTGGCTTCTAAGATGTTTCAGATGCGATCCTGACCCTGAGAAAGTTAGATTATCCTCATGTCCCCATCCTATATACCGAGTCTGCATCCAATGGTCAAGGTTGCTTAACAGCTTGAACGAGAAACCGGTTTTGGACAAACTTGAGTTCTTTGCCTCAGGAATGGGTTCAATCTACGCAAGGCAAGTTAGGGAAGATCCCAACTGGAGTGGAAGCGGGTCAAGGAGATATTCAGGATCAGAGAGTATGGACCTTGTGGTGGCTGATAAGGTAGATGAAGATGTTGTGATGACTGCTGAGAAACTTGCAGAGGTTGCAGTGAAGGTTCTCTGCCATGGAATGTCTGTTGCAGTTAGTTCACTCGCTGAGTTTGCCATCAACTCGGCTGATGAACACTCGAAGCTTGGTAGCCAACCAGAAGAAGATACGTCGGAGCAGCCTCCGGATGTAAATTTCAATTCCTAA
- the LOC104767121 gene encoding spermidine hydroxycinnamoyl transferase: MAPITLRKSCTIVPTEPTWIGRFPLAEWDQVGTITHIPTLYFYDKPSESFQGNVVETLKNSLSRVLVHFYPMAGRLRWLPRGRFELNCNAEGVEFIEAESEGKLSDFKDFSPTPEFENLMPQVNYKNPIETIPLFLAQLTRFKCGGLSLSVNISHAIVDGQSALHFISEWARLARGEPLETVPFLDRKILWAGEPLPPFASPPKFGHKEFDQPPFLIGEKDNVEERKKKTIVAMLKLSKSQLEKLRSKANGSKYADPSRGFTRYETVTGHVWRCACKARGHSPEQPTALGICIDTRSRMQPPLPRGYFGNATLDVVAASTSGELISNELGFAASLISKAIKNVTNEYMMIGIEYLKNQEDLKKFQDLHALGSTEGPFYGNPNLGLVSWLTLPMYGLDFGWGKEFYTGPGTHDFDGDSLILPDQNEDGSVILATCLQVAHMEAFKKHFYEDI, encoded by the exons ATGGCTCCCATAACTTTAAGGAAATCTTGCACTATAGTACCGACCGAACCAACGTGGATCGGTCGGTTTCCATTAGCTGAGTGGGATCAAGTTGGTACAATAACTCACATTCCCACCCTTTACTTCTATGACAAGCCATCTGAATCTTTCCAAGGCAATGTAGTTGAAACCCTTAAAAACTCGTTAAGCCGTGTGCTAGTCCATTTCTACCCTATGGCCGGCCGTCTACGTTGGCTCCCTCGGGGGCGATTTGAGCTCAATTGTAATGCTGAGGGAGTGGAGTTCATCGAAGCTGAATCCGAGGGAAAGCTTTCAGATTTCAAAGATTTCTCTCCCACGCCGGAATTCGAGAACCTTATGCCGCAAGTAAACTATAAAAACCCTATAGAAACGATTCCTCTATTTTTAGCTCAGCTTACCAGATTCAAATGCGGTGGTTTAAGTCTTAGTGTAAACATTTCTCATGCGATCGTCGATGGCCAAAGCGCGCTTCACTTTATTTCTGAATGGGCGAGACTCGCACGTGGTGAACCGTTAGAAACCGTTCCATTTCTCGACCGGAAAATCCTCTGGGCTGGCGAACCGCTCCCACCGTTTGCATCGCCGCCAAAGTTCGGCCACAAAGAGTTTGATCAGCCGCCTTTTTTGATTGGCGAGAAGGACAATgtagaagagagaaagaagaaaacgattGTGGCGATGCTAAAACTAAGTAAGTCTCAGCTTGAGAAGCTAAGAAGTAAAGCGAACGGAAGCAAATACGCTGATCCATCGAGAGGGTTTACAAGGTACGAAACAGTCACGGGACATGTGTGGAGGTGTGCGTGTAAAGCACGTGGCCACTCTCCGGAGCAACCCACGGCTTTAGGAATCTGTATAGATACTCGTAGTCGGATGCAGCCACCTCTTCCACGCGGCTACTTCGGCAATGCTACTCTTGACGTGGTCGCAGCAAGCACCTCAG GTGAACTGATATCGAATGAATTGGGTTTCGCGGCGAGTTTAATCAGTAAAGCCATAAAGAATGTGACAAACGAATACATGATGATTGGGATAGAGTATCTCAAGAACCAAGAAGATCTCAAGAAGTTTCAAGACCTACATGCCTTGGGAAGCACGGAGGGTCCATTCTACGGAAACCCTAATCTTGGACTGGTGAGCTGGTTAACTTTGCCAATGTACGGCCTTGATTTCGGATGGGGTAAGGAGTTCTACACGGGACCAGGCACGCATGATTTCGACGGCGACTCACTCATCTTGCCGGATCAAAACGAAGACGGCTCGGTGATACTCGCCACCTGTCTACAGGTGGCGCACATGGAGGCCTTCAAGAAACACTTCTATGAAGATATCTAG
- the LOC104767120 gene encoding GDSL esterase/lipase At2g19060-like, with the protein MAEGMFKPLMWAFATAFVMAEAVRGQEVPCYFVFGDSVFDTGNNNDLNSLAKVNYLPYGIDFARGPTGRFSNGRNIPDFIAELVRISYDIPPFTKASTEQAHTGINYASGGGGIREETSQHLGERISFEKQIANHQRMIVTANVPQEKLKKCLYTINIGSNDYLNNYFMPAPYTTNANFDFDQYADSLIQSYRSYLKSLYVLGARKVAVFGVSKLGCTPRMIASHGGGNGCAAEVNKAVEPFNEKLKALVYEFNRNFANAKFTFVDIFSGQNSIAYFALGFTVTDKSCCTVELGQELCAANKPVCPSRERYVYWDNVHSTEAANKVVAQSAFSGLITSPYSIFLLTI; encoded by the exons ATGGCCGAGGGAATGTTCAAACCATTGATGTGGGCTTTTGCCACGGCGTTTGTAATGGCCGAGGCAGTTCGTGGACAAGAAGTGCCTTGCTATTTCGTTTTCGGAGACTCCGTCTTCGACACTGGTAACAACAATGACTTGAACTCCTTGGCCAAAGTCAACTATTTACCTTACGGTATTGATTTCGCTAGAGGTCCTACCGGCCGGTTCAGCAATGGTCGTAACATTCCAGACTTTATCG cTGAACTAGTGAGAATCAGTTATGACATTCCACCATTCACTAAAGCATCGACTGAACAAGCTCACACCGGAATAAACTACGCTTCTGGTGGTGGCGGAATTCGTGAAGAAACTAGCCAACATTTG GGTGAAAGAATCAGTTTCGAAAAACAAATAGCGAATCACCAGAGGATGATTGTGACGGCGAATGTTCCACAAGAGAAGCTGAAGAAGTGTCTATACACAATTAATATTGGAAGCAATGATTATCTCAACAACTATTTCATGCCAGCTCCGTACACTACCAATGCCAATTTCGATTTCGACCAATATGCTGATTCTCTCATTCAAAGTTATCGCTCTTATTTGAAG TCATTGTACGTCCTAGGAGCAAGGAAGGTGGCGGTGTTTGGGGTGAGTAAACTCGGGTGCACACCGCGTATGATTGCTTCCCATGGTGGCGGTAATGGCTGTGCTGCTGAAGTGAACAAAGCGGTTGAACCTTTCAATGAGAAACTCAAAGCACTTGTCTATGAATTTAACAGAAACTTTGCTAATGCTAAGTTCACCTTCGTTGATATCTTCAGCGGCCAAAATTCAATTGCATATTTCGCTTTAG GGTTTACGGTAACAGACAAGAGTTGCTGTACGGTGGAATTGGGGCAAGAACTTTGTGCCGCAAATAAACCGGTTTGTCCGTCTCGAGAACGCTACGTGTACTGGGACAATGTCCACAGCACAGAAGCAGCCAATAAGGTGGTGGCACAATCTGCGTTTTCCGGACTCATTACGTCTCCTTACAGCATTTTTCTGCTTACTATATAA